From a single Hippopotamus amphibius kiboko isolate mHipAmp2 chromosome X, mHipAmp2.hap2, whole genome shotgun sequence genomic region:
- the LOC130841247 gene encoding 60S ribosomal protein L10-like, protein MRGAFGKPQGTVARVHIGQVIMSIRTKLQNKEHVIEALRRAKFKFPGRQKIHVSKKWGFTKFNADEFENMVAEKRLIPDGCGVKYIPNCGPLDKWRALHS, encoded by the coding sequence ATGCGTGGTGCCTTTGGAAAGCCCCAGGGCACAGTGGCCAGGGTCCACATTGGCCAAGTCATAATGTCCATCCGCACCAAGCTGCAGAACAAGGAACATGTCATTGAGGCCCTCCGCAGGGCCAAATTCAAGTTCCCTGGCCGCCAGAAGATCCATGTCTCCAAGAAGTGGGGATTTACTAAGTTTAACGCGGATGAATTTGAAAACATGGTGGCAGAAAAGCGGCTCATCCCAGATGGCTGTGGGGTCAAATACATCCCTAATTGTGGCCCCCTGGACAAATGGCGGGCCCTGCACTCGTGA